A genomic window from Pagrus major chromosome 23, Pma_NU_1.0 includes:
- the nags gene encoding N-acetylglutamate synthase, mitochondrial produces the protein MAKVNSSSSGCRAVVMAGKYLSGPSPPALTRGCGQRQRRMFGPQPRMMSSESAGAGGKTAALAQQEHVGYFSATDRHVQANRNLIYRDVKAFLNEVGGDPREARYWLTQFQRATSAQSTAFAILEVDSSVFNSREMVQSLAFGLSFLQRMDMKPVVVMGQSEHKEMGPKEPVAGSPCTRGLVERSQRLTEALQQHSATVLPLFSAESFLLLHEAPHGSSAPSSITVDTSLLQWSLNCGTIPLVCPVGRDGQGCSVMLDPTEVTAAISRALQPHKVMFLNNSGGLRSQERKVLGTVSLPSDLPGLSMAAWLSAVERRRVTTIARLLNQLPTESSAVITSADTLLTELFSHRGSGTLFKNGDPIHRYSSLDGIDVERLLALINKSFDKTLRRDYIDSLKGRLHSIYLSEGYSAAAIITMEPVNSGTPYLDKFVVSSSKQGQGTSHILWECIRQDLGKLFWRSRATNRINPWYFKHCDGSFVNGVWTVFWFGLTDIRDSYELVEYAKNLPESFHASSLTAPKQPPTPATGS, from the exons ATGGCCAAAGTAAACAGCAGTTCCTCCGGTTGTCGAGCCGTAGTGATGGCAGGAAAGTATCTGTCGGGTCCGTCTCCGCCGGCTCTGACCCGGGGATGCGGACAACGCCAGCGGAGGATGTTCGGCCCGCAGCCGCGCATGATGAGCTCTGAATCGGCCGGCGCAGGAGGAAAAACCGCGGCTTTGGCCCAGCAGGAGCATGTGGGATATTTCTCTGCAACAGACCGACATGTGCAGGCTAACCGGAATTTAATTTATCGGGACGTGAAAGCTTTTCTCAACGAAGTCGGTGGAGACCCCCGGGAGGCTCGGTATTGGCTAACCCAGTTCCAGAGAGCGACTTCGGCCCAGTCTACAGCTTTTGCTATACTGGAG GTGGACAGCTCAGTGTTCAACAGCAGGGAGATGGTTCAGAGCCTGGCCTTTGGGCTCTCCTTCCTGCAGCGGATGGATATGAAGCCTGTGGTGGTGATGGGCCAGTCTGAGCATAAAGAGATGGGGCCCAAGGAGCCGGTCGCCGGGTCTCCGTGCACCAGAGGGTTGGTGGAGCGGAGCCAGCGGCTGACCGAGGCTCTGCAGCAGCACTCGGCCACTGTCCTACCACTGTTCTCCGCTGAGTCCTTCCTCCTGCTGCATGAAGCCCCACATGGAAGCAG TGCTCCATCCTCCATCACTGTGGACACCAGCCTCCTCCAGTGGAGCCTGAACTGCGGGACAATCCCTTTAGTTTGTCCGGTGGGGAGGGACGGGCAAGGATGTTCGGTAATGCTGGACCCAACAGAGGTGACGGCAGCAATTTCCCGAGCCCTGCAACCCCACAAAGTCATGTTCTTGAACAACTCAGGAGGCCTACGCAGCCAAGAACGCAAG GTGCTTGGTACAGTGTCATTGCCTAGCGACTTGCCCGGTCTGTCCATGGCGGCGTGGCTGAGTGCTGTAGAGCGCCGCAGAGTGACCACCATAGCCCGGCTGCTCAATCAGCTGCCGACTGAGTCCTCTGCAGTAATCACCTCCGCAGACACGCTGCTCACTGAGCTGTTCAGCCACAGAG GGTCTGGGACACTCTTCAAAAACGGAGACCCCATTCACCG gtacAGCTCTCTGGATGGAATTGATGTAGAGCGTCTGCTGGCTCTCATCAACAAGTCGTTCGATAAAACTCTGAGGCGAGACTACATCGACTCTCTGAAAGGAAGACTGCACTCCATCTACCTCTCTGAAGG ctACAGTGCGGCAGCCATCATCACCATGGAGCCGGTGAACAGTGGCACTCCCTACCTCGACAAGTTTGTGgtgagcagcagtaagcagGGTCAGGGCACCAGCCACATCCTGTGGGAGTGTATCAGACAGGACCTAGGCAAACTGTTCTGGAGGTCCAGAGCCACCAACAGGATTAACCCCTG GTACTTTAAACATTGTGATGGCAGCTTTGTTAATGGGGTTTGGACGGTCTTCTGGTTCGGCCTGACAGACATCAGAGATTCCTACGAGCTGGTGGAGTACGCCAAGAACCTCCCTGAATCCTTCCATGCCTCCTCTCTCACAGCTCCCAAACAGCCTCCCACACCCGCCACAGGATCCTGA